GATTGAGCTTTGTATTGTTTTACCTTTATCTCTGTCTGTAGAGACGTGTAGATAACCTGGGACTGTGCAGTACCTTTGTATTTATAGGGTGTTGTCTGGTCAGAggacaggaacagacacacatttATAAGACACAATATTCTGTTCTTTCAAGCGATCTCTTGCCAGGTTTCACAGTAGTGGAGTGGAAATCTCTCAGCTCACCTGTGGTGCAGTTCTAATAGGTAGAATCTGAGGTCCCAGATggcaacctacacacacacacacacacacacactagtcagaCAGGGTTATTTATGGGACTAGCGTACTGTACTGCTGAACTCATTGAAAGTTTCGCTGTTCGACTGCTTCTAAACTTTCTTCAATAATTAATTTGACTTTGTTTCCATGGGCCTCTTCCAATAGTCAGCCAAAAGGGGATGGCTGACTAGCTCCTCTGATATGATGACTGATCACAAATACGTTCAACTGTCTGTGGTAATGATGGCCTGGTCTGAGTGGTCCTCACCCTGCAGTATGTCCTCCCGACCTATAGGTGGAGCGTGAGAAGTCAAGCCTCCTGATGAACCTGCAGGAGTCCCAGACCCAGCTGCAGCACATGCAGAGCGCCCTGACGGAGCAACACGAGAACGTCCAACGCCTCACCGAACGCGTCAACGTCATGAAGCACCTCCAAAGTGACAAGGAGATTGCTGATTCTCAGGAGTCTGAGAAGTCCAACGGGTCGCCCTCGCCCTGTCACCGCGACGACGAGGTGGACATCCACGGGATGGACATCCTGGAGTGTAAGTACAAGGTGGCAGTAACCGAGGTGATCGACCTGAAGGCGGAGCTAAAAGCCCTGAAGGAGAACTATAACCAGTGTGTGGAGGGCCAGGGGGAGGAGCGGAGCAGCAACGATGGGAAGGTCCAGGCTCTGGATGAGCAGGTCAACCGGCTGGAGCAGAGCTGCCACGATTCCCACGATAGGGTGGCGTGTTTGGAGGCGGAACTAAAGACCGCCTCAGAGAGCCACAGCATGCTGAACACAGCGCAGGACGAGCTGGTAACATTCAGCGAGGAGCTGGCCCAGCTCTACCACCACGTGTGTCTCTGCAACAATGAGACGCCCAACCGCGTCATGCTGGACTACTACCGCCAGAGCCGTAACACCCGCAGCGGCAGCCTCAAGGGCTCCGAGGACCCCCGGGCACTCCTCTCCCCCCGCCTGGCTAGACGCCTCGCCGCTATCAACGCTGGGTTCACCGAGGCCCCACGGAGCCCCATAGACTCGCCCTCCAAAGAATCCCCCAGTGGGGACAACGGGGAAACAGGGAGGGAGTCCCCAGCACCAGGCAGCCAGGGGAGCCCAACCCGCTCCCTCATGGGCTCCCCGGTCATCAACGGCACCAAcggcccttcctcctcctcccccgtgCCTCCCGAGGCAAGTGGAGAACTGCGTAAGGAGCCCATGAACATCTACAACCTGAACGCCATCATCAGGGACCAGATCAAACACCTGCAGAGAGCCGTGGACCGCTCCCTCCAGCTGTCTCGACAGAGGGCAGCCGCCCGGGAGCTGGCCCCTTTGTTCGACAAGGACAAGGAGGCCTGCATGGAGGAAATCCTCAAGCTCAAGTCCCTCCTCAGCACCAAGAGGGAGCAGATTGCCACGCTAAGACTGGTGCTCAAAGCCAACAAACAGGTGAGCAGGGTTGAGTACCTGTGGTTCCAGATCTGGCCACTACAGGTTTGATCAATGTTCCTTTGCATAGAGCATTACATTAGACCTGTTTTTTTGGTAGAGATATAAAGTCGAAACCACATGTTTAAAATCTGATATCTTGATTTGAACTTAACCCACTCTCTAttccagacagcagaggtggCGCTGGCTAATCTAAAGAGCAAGTATGAGAATGAGAAGTGCATGGTGACAGAGACCATGATGAAGCTGAGGAACGAGCTGAAGGCTCTGAAGGAGGACGCTGCCACCTTCTCCTCTCTCAGGGCCATGTTCGCCACCAGGTGAGGGGAATTCTGGGATCTCATGCAGCTAATTACAACACAGATGTGTAAGACTGTGCAAAGAGGATGAGTTTGATCTCAGTGTATTCCCGGCTTGCACAAGGGTATTtcttagtctctctctgtctctcactctctctctgtctgtctgtctgtctgtctgtctgtctgtctgtctgtctgtctgtctgtctgtctgtctgtctgtctgtctgtctgtctgtctgtctctgtccgtctctctgtctgtctctgtctgcctctgtctctctctcgctctgtctctgtctctttctcactctctctgcctctgtttctgtctctcgctctgtctttctctcgctctgtctctctctctctctctgtctgtctgtctgtccctgtctctcgctctgtctctcgctctgtctctctctctctctctcgctctgtctctgtctctcgctttgtctctatctctctctcgctctgtctctgtctctgtctctctctcgctctgtctctctctgtctctgtctctctctcgctctgtctctctctcgctctgtctcgctctgtctctcgctctgtctctctctcgctctgtctctctcttgcgttgtctctctctcgctctgtctctgtctctctcttgctctgtctcttgctctctctctgtctctctctcgctctgtctctgtctctctctcactctgtctctctctcgctctgtctctgtctctctctcgctatgtctctctctcgctctgtctctgtctctctctcgctctgtctctaacgctctgtctctcactctctctgtctcgctctgtctctgtctctctctctctctctctctgtctctgtctctctctcgctctgtctctctctcgctctgtctcttgctctctctctgtctctctctcgctctgtctctgtctctctctcgctctgtctctgtctctctctcactctgtctctctcttgcgttgtctctctctcgctctgtctctgtctctctcttgctctgtctcttgctctctctctgtctctctctcgctctgtctctgtctctctctcactttgtctctctctcgctctgtctctgtctctgtctctctctcgctctgtctctctctcgctctgtctctgtctctctctcgctctgtctctctcgctctgtctctcgctctctctgtctcgctctgtctctgtctctctctctctcgctctgtctctgtctctctctcgctctgtctctgtctctctctcgctctgtctctgtctctctctcgctctgtctctgtctctctctcgctctgtctctgtctctctctcgctctgtctctctgtccctctctcgctctgtctcttgctctctcgctctgtctctgtctctctctcgctctgtctctgtctctctctcgctctgtctctctgtccctctctcgctctgtctcttgctctctctctgtctctctcttgctctgtctctgtctcgctctgtctctctcgctctctcgctctttctctctctcgctctgtctctctctcgctctgtctctctctttctctcctaggtGTGATGAGTACGTGACTCAGCTGGATGAGATGCAGAGACAGCTGGCAGCGGCGGAGGATGAGAAGAAGACCCTGAACTCCCTGCTCCGCATGGCCATCCAGCAGAAGCTGGCCTTGACCCAACGCCTGGAGGACCTGGAGTTTGACCACGAACAGACCAGGGACCGCGGCCGCGGCACAAAGGTGCCCAAGATCAAGAACAGCCCGCCCAAAGTAAGTCGACGAGCCGCTCTCACTGCTCCCACCAGCCCTACCATGATACACAGCCCTTCCTCCACCAGCTCCCACTCCTTCAACACCTCCCTGACCCTCTGCAGCCCTCCCTCCCTGGAGCTGCCCCTGTCCTCCAATCCCTGGTCGGCCTCAGACAGAGGCTCATCCCAGTTCTCTTCCTTGCCTCCCCTGGGTGACCCCCAATGGTCCCTAGGCACTCAGACCTTCATCATTGACCCAGAGTCGCTGAGTTTAGAGTTCTGTCGACTCGTTAACAGTCGAGACTCTGGTCTGCACTCTCCTAGCTCCGCCCCTGCGTCTCCCTACCGCTCACCCATTCCCAAGACTTGGCAACACTTGTCGCCGGGGTCGGTGAGAACTCGTACCCAAAAAGACGCACCTCGGCCCTCTGCTCTGGCCACATCTCCCAGCAACCCTGTCCCTCGCTCCTACAGTTCCCAGATGCCCCAGCCCTGAGTCCAGGGGGGTGGGTTggaaacagagaggaggacagactggtttcctgtttcctgtttcctgtgtcTGGCTTGACCTATGCCTATGCAGTACTGTGACACTCTTCTCAGGGATTGGCTATGAGAAGGAGCCCAACAGAGCTTGTTCCATCTGCAAACAATACTCAACAGTCTTTTTGTAGTTTTGGGCTCATAAGGCACCACAGTTGCTATTGTCCATTTCTGTAAATAAAGGGATTTAGAGAATAAatgaaatatactgtatgtgagaaaTATACTAGAAAATGTGAAGTTCTAATGAAAAATAACGTAGAATTTTAGTGTATGAGGATGTGGTGTGTTTAATGAGCTAAGATA
This DNA window, taken from Oncorhynchus kisutch isolate 150728-3 linkage group LG22, Okis_V2, whole genome shotgun sequence, encodes the following:
- the LOC109867000 gene encoding protein bicaudal D homolog 1 isoform X3, yielding MKRSLYRNVSLCYDPSIEHPPTSASACPTQGDRERRAMAAGGGCGETVDQYRAKVERLTQELAEANREKIRAAECGLVVLDENQTLKHQYADLESEQETLKQELEQLQEAFGQAYSNQRKVAEDGEINEESLLQESASKEAFYMGQLLELQTDLKLSRSVASNASNESERLNAVLQEHKESNEMLELQGSRMREEIREYKFREARLLQDYTELEEENITLQKLVSTLKQNQVEYEGLKHEIKVLEEETVLLNSQLEDAVRLKDISQSQLEEALDALKIEREQKNSLRKELAHHITLSDSVYGAGAHLALTATVDGLKFATEEVGSNGTAMHNGANGNEDSNGHCNGHLGLAKMNGDYRLPRKGEGLHGPVSDLFSELNLSEMQKVKKQLFQVEREKSSLLMNLQESQTQLQHMQSALTEQHENVQRLTERVNVMKHLQSDKEIADSQESEKSNGSPSPCHRDDEVDIHGMDILECKYKVAVTEVIDLKAELKALKENYNQCVEGQGEERSSNDGKVQALDEQVNRLEQSCHDSHDRVACLEAELKTASESHSMLNTAQDELVTFSEELAQLYHHVCLCNNETPNRVMLDYYRQSRNTRSGSLKGSEDPRALLSPRLARRLAAINAGFTEAPRSPIDSPSKESPSGDNGETGRESPAPGSQGSPTRSLMGSPVINGTNGPSSSSPVPPEASGELRKEPMNIYNLNAIIRDQIKHLQRAVDRSLQLSRQRAAARELAPLFDKDKEACMEEILKLKSLLSTKREQIATLRLVLKANKQTAEVALANLKSKYENEKCMVTETMMKLRNELKALKEDAATFSSLRAMFATRCDEYVTQLDEMQRQLAAAEDEKKTLNSLLRMAIQQKLALTQRLEDLEFDHEQTRDRGRGTKVPKIKNSPPKSMSESEHCDSPPGGPDTTPLQQQQRPPGPTQQPGPAASPPRSLGI
- the LOC109867000 gene encoding protein bicaudal D homolog 1 isoform X5, yielding MAAGGGCGETVDQYRAKVERLTQELAEANREKIRAAECGLVVLDENQTLKHQYADLESEQETLKQELEQLQEAFGQAYSNQRKVAEDGEINEESLLQESASKEAFYMGQLLELQTDLKLSRSVASNASNESERLNAVLQEHKESNEMLELQGSRMREEIREYKFREARLLQDYTELEEENITLQKLVSTLKQNQVEYEGLKHEIKVLEEETVLLNSQLEDAVRLKDISQSQLEEALDALKIEREQKNSLRKELAHHITLSDSVYGAGAHLALTATVDGLKFATEEVGSNGTAMHNGANGNEDSNGHCNGHLGLAKMNGDYRLPRKGEGLHGPVSDLFSELNLSEMQKVKKQLFQVEREKSSLLMNLQESQTQLQHMQSALTEQHENVQRLTERVNVMKHLQSDKEIADSQESEKSNGSPSPCHRDDEVDIHGMDILECKYKVAVTEVIDLKAELKALKENYNQCVEGQGEERSSNDGKVQALDEQVNRLEQSCHDSHDRVACLEAELKTASESHSMLNTAQDELVTFSEELAQLYHHVCLCNNETPNRVMLDYYRQSRNTRSGSLKGSEDPRALLSPRLARRLAAINAGFTEAPRSPIDSPSKESPSGDNGETGRESPAPGSQGSPTRSLMGSPVINGTNGPSSSSPVPPEASGELRKEPMNIYNLNAIIRDQIKHLQRAVDRSLQLSRQRAAARELAPLFDKDKEACMEEILKLKSLLSTKREQIATLRLVLKANKQTAEVALANLKSKYENEKCMVTETMMKLRNELKALKEDAATFSSLRAMFATRCDEYVTQLDEMQRQLAAAEDEKKTLNSLLRMAIQQKLALTQRLEDLEFDHEQTRDRGRGTKVPKIKNSPPKIVSSLLPLPQYRHSPHN
- the LOC109867000 gene encoding protein bicaudal D homolog 1 isoform X4, which produces MKRSLYRNVSLCYDPSIEHPPTSASACPTQGDRERRAMAAGGGCGETVDQYRAKVERLTQELAEANREKIRAAECGLVVLDENQTLKHQYADLESEQETLKQELEQLQEAFGQAYSNQRKVAEDGEINEESLLQESASKEAFYMGQLLELQTDLKLSRSVASNASNESERLNAVLQEHKESNEMLELQGSRMREEIREYKFREARLLQDYTELEEENITLQKLVSTLKQNQVEYEGLKHEIKVLEEETVLLNSQLEDAVRLKDISQSQLEEALDALKIEREQKNSLRKELAHHITLSDSVYGAGAHLALTATVDGLKFATEEVGSNGTAMHNGANGNEDSNGHCNGHLGLAKMNGDYRLPRKGEGLHGPVSDLFSELNLSEMQKVKKQLFQVEREKSSLLMNLQESQTQLQHMQSALTEQHENVQRLTERVNVMKHLQSDKEIADSQESEKSNGSPSPCHRDDEVDIHGMDILECKYKVAVTEVIDLKAELKALKENYNQCVEGQGEERSSNDGKVQALDEQVNRLEQSCHDSHDRVACLEAELKTASESHSMLNTAQDELVTFSEELAQLYHHVCLCNNETPNRVMLDYYRQSRNTRSGSLKGSEDPRALLSPRLARRLAAINAGFTEAPRSPIDSPSKESPSGDNGETGRESPAPGSQGSPTRSLMGSPVINGTNGPSSSSPVPPEASGELRKEPMNIYNLNAIIRDQIKHLQRAVDRSLQLSRQRAAARELAPLFDKDKEACMEEILKLKSLLSTKREQIATLRLVLKANKQTAEVALANLKSKYENEKCMVTETMMKLRNELKALKEDAATFSSLRAMFATRCDEYVTQLDEMQRQLAAAEDEKKTLNSLLRMAIQQKLALTQRLEDLEFDHEQTRDRGRGTKVPKIKNSPPKIVSSLLPLPQYRHSPHN
- the LOC109867000 gene encoding protein bicaudal D homolog 1 isoform X2, which codes for MAAGGGCGETVDQYRAKVERLTQELAEANREKIRAAECGLVVLDENQTLKHQYADLESEQETLKQELEQLQEAFGQAYSNQRKVAEDGEINEESLLQESASKEAFYMGQLLELQTDLKLSRSVASNASNESERLNAVLQEHKESNEMLELQGSRMREEIREYKFREARLLQDYTELEEENITLQKLVSTLKQNQVEYEGLKHEIKVLEEETVLLNSQLEDAVRLKDISQSQLEEALDALKIEREQKNSLRKELAHHITLSDSVYGAGAHLALTATVDGLKFATEEVGSNGTAMHNGANGNEDSNGHCNGHLGLAKMNGDYRLPRKGEGLHGPVSDLFSELNLSEMQKVKKQLFQVEREKSSLLMNLQESQTQLQHMQSALTEQHENVQRLTERVNVMKHLQSDKEIADSQESEKSNGSPSPCHRDDEVDIHGMDILECKYKVAVTEVIDLKAELKALKENYNQCVEGQGEERSSNDGKVQALDEQVNRLEQSCHDSHDRVACLEAELKTASESHSMLNTAQDELVTFSEELAQLYHHVCLCNNETPNRVMLDYYRQSRNTRSGSLKGSEDPRALLSPRLARRLAAINAGFTEAPRSPIDSPSKESPSGDNGETGRESPAPGSQGSPTRSLMGSPVINGTNGPSSSSPVPPEASGELRKEPMNIYNLNAIIRDQIKHLQRAVDRSLQLSRQRAAARELAPLFDKDKEACMEEILKLKSLLSTKREQIATLRLVLKANKQTAEVALANLKSKYENEKCMVTETMMKLRNELKALKEDAATFSSLRAMFATRCDEYVTQLDEMQRQLAAAEDEKKTLNSLLRMAIQQKLALTQRLEDLEFDHEQTRDRGRGTKVPKIKNSPPKVSRRAALTAPTSPTMIHSPSSTSSHSFNTSLTLCSPPSLELPLSSNPWSASDRGSSQFSSLPPLGDPQWSLGTQTFIIDPESLSLEFCRLVNSRDSGLHSPSSAPASPYRSPIPKTWQHLSPGSVRTRTQKDAPRPSALATSPSNPVPRSYSSQMPQP
- the LOC109867000 gene encoding protein bicaudal D homolog 1 isoform X1, which translates into the protein MKRSLYRNVSLCYDPSIEHPPTSASACPTQGDRERRAMAAGGGCGETVDQYRAKVERLTQELAEANREKIRAAECGLVVLDENQTLKHQYADLESEQETLKQELEQLQEAFGQAYSNQRKVAEDGEINEESLLQESASKEAFYMGQLLELQTDLKLSRSVASNASNESERLNAVLQEHKESNEMLELQGSRMREEIREYKFREARLLQDYTELEEENITLQKLVSTLKQNQVEYEGLKHEIKVLEEETVLLNSQLEDAVRLKDISQSQLEEALDALKIEREQKNSLRKELAHHITLSDSVYGAGAHLALTATVDGLKFATEEVGSNGTAMHNGANGNEDSNGHCNGHLGLAKMNGDYRLPRKGEGLHGPVSDLFSELNLSEMQKVKKQLFQVEREKSSLLMNLQESQTQLQHMQSALTEQHENVQRLTERVNVMKHLQSDKEIADSQESEKSNGSPSPCHRDDEVDIHGMDILECKYKVAVTEVIDLKAELKALKENYNQCVEGQGEERSSNDGKVQALDEQVNRLEQSCHDSHDRVACLEAELKTASESHSMLNTAQDELVTFSEELAQLYHHVCLCNNETPNRVMLDYYRQSRNTRSGSLKGSEDPRALLSPRLARRLAAINAGFTEAPRSPIDSPSKESPSGDNGETGRESPAPGSQGSPTRSLMGSPVINGTNGPSSSSPVPPEASGELRKEPMNIYNLNAIIRDQIKHLQRAVDRSLQLSRQRAAARELAPLFDKDKEACMEEILKLKSLLSTKREQIATLRLVLKANKQTAEVALANLKSKYENEKCMVTETMMKLRNELKALKEDAATFSSLRAMFATRCDEYVTQLDEMQRQLAAAEDEKKTLNSLLRMAIQQKLALTQRLEDLEFDHEQTRDRGRGTKVPKIKNSPPKVSRRAALTAPTSPTMIHSPSSTSSHSFNTSLTLCSPPSLELPLSSNPWSASDRGSSQFSSLPPLGDPQWSLGTQTFIIDPESLSLEFCRLVNSRDSGLHSPSSAPASPYRSPIPKTWQHLSPGSVRTRTQKDAPRPSALATSPSNPVPRSYSSQMPQP